From the genome of Chanos chanos chromosome 5, fChaCha1.1, whole genome shotgun sequence, one region includes:
- the emc9 gene encoding ER membrane protein complex subunit 9, which produces MGEVELSCLAYVKMYLHSCLFPRCSVNGLLLSSSPAGGAVCVTDCVPLLHSHLPLAPITQLAITQVDVWCSQTQQRIVGYYQANACVSDSSPTPCALKIADKIAEQCSNAVLLMIDGSKLCPGYRVPPIVMYERKDSRWILKDKDTIMLRQWEEIRSIASQLLESGDHNMLVDFDTHLDDITKDWTNQKLNAKIAELVSPANGNV; this is translated from the exons ATGGGTGAAGTGGAGTTGTCCTGTCTGGCCTACGTGAAGATGTATCTGCATTCCTGCCTGTTCCCTCGCTGCAGTGTGAATGGGTTGCTGTTGTCATCCAGTCCTGCtggaggagctgtgtgtgtcacagactgTGTGCCTCTGCTACATTCTCATCTCCCTCTGGCTCCCATCACACAGCTGGCCATTACTCAG GTGGATGTCTGGTGTTCCCAAACACAACAGAGGATTGTGGGATACTATCAGGCAAatgcctgtgtgtctgacagcAG CCCAACACCATGTGCACTGAAGATTGCTGACAAGATTGCAGAACAGTGCAGTAATGCTGTCCTGTTgatg ATTGATGGGTCAAAATTGTGTCCAGGTTACAGAGTGCCACCTATAGTGATGTATGAACGGAAAGACTCCCGCTGGATTCTAAAAGATAAAGACAC GATAATGCTACGGCAGTGGGAAGAGATTCGTTCAATAGCCAGTCAGCTACTAGAGTCTGGAGATCACAACATGTTAGTGGATTTTGACACCCATTTGGATGACATAACAAAGGACTGGACCAATCAGAAGCTTAATGCGAAGATAGCTGAACTGGTCTCTCCTGCCAATGGCAACGTGTAG